The following proteins come from a genomic window of Gemmatimonadaceae bacterium:
- a CDS encoding glycosyltransferase, whose amino-acid sequence MRIVYLSGTAQLGGAERCLLDVMQSVHADQPAWTLMLVAPRDGPLVERARALGFGAEVVPIPNSVARLGDSATRGHLFRLLALGARAVGAAGGVARYRRRLRRALERLRPDVVHTNGYKMHVMGAWSRPRSAALLWHLHDYVSSRPMMARAMRRVSRDCDAAVAVSPSVARDMAPYWRGRSPVAVVLNGVDVDAFRPDGPRADLDGLAGLPPAPPSTVRVGLVATLGRFKGHDVFLRAIARLPQELPLRAYVVGGSLYETRGSEVSLDTLRQMSHELGIEARVGFTGFVSEPATAMRALDVIVHATTVPEPFGLVIVEGMACGRAVIASAAGGAAEIVDAEVDALTHVPGDVGGLAVAIERLVVDDALRRRLGAAGRRSAELRFNRDRLGTAMVPIYRTAVASAGKERRSA is encoded by the coding sequence GTGCGCATCGTTTACCTGAGTGGAACTGCCCAGCTTGGCGGAGCGGAACGCTGCCTGCTGGACGTGATGCAGAGCGTGCATGCCGATCAACCGGCGTGGACGTTGATGCTCGTCGCGCCGCGCGACGGTCCGCTGGTGGAGCGCGCGCGCGCGTTGGGGTTTGGCGCCGAAGTCGTGCCGATTCCGAACAGCGTGGCGAGGCTGGGCGACTCGGCTACGCGGGGGCATCTGTTCCGACTGCTGGCGTTGGGCGCGCGCGCGGTGGGAGCGGCAGGGGGCGTAGCGCGCTATCGACGCCGGCTCCGGCGTGCGTTGGAGCGCCTGCGGCCCGATGTGGTGCACACCAACGGGTACAAGATGCACGTGATGGGCGCGTGGAGCCGCCCGCGTTCGGCGGCGCTGCTGTGGCACCTACATGACTACGTGTCGTCGCGTCCGATGATGGCGCGGGCGATGCGGCGTGTTTCACGGGACTGCGATGCCGCGGTGGCGGTATCGCCGAGCGTGGCACGGGACATGGCGCCATACTGGCGCGGGCGGTCGCCGGTGGCTGTGGTGCTGAATGGTGTTGACGTCGACGCGTTCCGGCCCGATGGACCGCGGGCCGATCTCGATGGACTGGCAGGTCTGCCGCCAGCTCCGCCGTCGACCGTCCGCGTGGGGCTCGTGGCGACGCTGGGGCGGTTCAAGGGGCACGACGTGTTTCTGCGGGCCATCGCGCGTCTTCCGCAGGAGCTGCCACTGCGTGCATATGTCGTGGGCGGATCGTTGTACGAAACGCGAGGCAGCGAAGTCTCACTGGACACTCTGCGGCAGATGAGCCACGAGCTCGGCATCGAGGCACGGGTGGGATTCACGGGGTTCGTGAGCGAACCGGCCACGGCGATGCGGGCGCTGGACGTGATCGTGCATGCGACGACGGTGCCGGAGCCGTTCGGGCTCGTGATTGTGGAGGGGATGGCATGCGGTCGAGCGGTGATCGCGAGCGCGGCTGGAGGTGCGGCGGAGATCGTCGATGCGGAGGTCGACGCATTGACCCATGTACCCGGCGACGTGGGTGGGTTGGCGGTAGCGATCGAGCGGTTGGTGGTGGATGATGCATTGCGCCGCCGGCTCGGGGCCGCTGGGCGGCGGAGCGCGGAGTTGCGATTCAATCGCGATCGACTGGGCACGGCGATGGTTCCGATCTATCGAACCGCGGTGGCGAGCGCGGGGAAGGAGCGGCGGTCGGCATGA
- a CDS encoding glycosyltransferase family 4 protein, with product MKLLHVYSGNLYGGVEAMLVTLACERAAFPALDAQFALCFDGRLARELRACGMPVHLLGGVRASRPSTIVRARRALRALLAETKPDFVMCHSAWSYSIFSPTARRAGFPVGFWLHDAVRGSHWTERWARLRQPDVVIYNSAYTGRTVPTVFPRAPSAMVYCPVSAAVAPPAARAEMRAEFGVAPDTAVIVQVGRLERWKGHALLLHALGFLGDLPGWECWIVGGVQRASERAYEAQLRTLAVSRGVRTRVRFLGERDDISRVLAGADVFCQPNAQAEPFGVAIIEALYAGIPVVATDMGGPSEILAGESCGILVPPKQPHELANALRGLIENVPRRRAMGAAGPARARALCDPAARLEQLNDVLMGAIRRKSEA from the coding sequence ATGAAACTTCTACACGTCTATAGCGGCAACCTCTACGGCGGCGTCGAGGCGATGCTCGTGACGCTGGCGTGCGAACGGGCCGCGTTCCCGGCGCTCGACGCGCAATTCGCGCTGTGTTTCGATGGCCGGCTGGCGCGCGAGCTCCGGGCCTGCGGGATGCCGGTGCATCTGCTCGGCGGCGTGCGGGCCAGCCGTCCGTCCACGATCGTGCGCGCGCGACGGGCGCTGCGGGCGCTGCTCGCGGAGACGAAGCCGGACTTCGTGATGTGCCATTCGGCGTGGTCGTACTCCATTTTCTCACCGACGGCCCGACGGGCGGGATTTCCGGTGGGATTCTGGCTCCATGACGCGGTGCGGGGCAGCCACTGGACGGAGCGGTGGGCGCGGCTGCGGCAACCGGACGTCGTGATCTACAACAGCGCGTATACCGGGCGCACGGTCCCAACCGTCTTCCCGCGCGCGCCATCGGCGATGGTGTATTGCCCGGTGTCGGCCGCCGTGGCGCCGCCCGCGGCGCGCGCCGAGATGCGCGCGGAGTTCGGGGTGGCGCCGGACACGGCCGTCATCGTGCAGGTGGGCCGGCTCGAGCGGTGGAAGGGACACGCGTTGCTGTTGCACGCGCTCGGCTTCCTCGGCGATCTGCCGGGCTGGGAGTGCTGGATCGTGGGCGGCGTGCAGCGGGCATCGGAACGCGCGTATGAAGCACAATTGCGCACGCTGGCGGTATCGCGCGGGGTTCGCACCCGTGTGCGGTTTCTCGGGGAGCGCGACGACATTTCGCGGGTGCTCGCGGGTGCCGACGTCTTCTGCCAACCCAACGCGCAGGCGGAGCCATTCGGCGTGGCGATCATCGAAGCGCTGTATGCCGGGATTCCGGTCGTCGCCACGGACATGGGCGGACCGTCGGAAATCCTGGCCGGCGAATCGTGCGGCATTCTGGTGCCGCCGAAGCAACCGCACGAGTTGGCGAATGCCTTGCGGGGACTGATCGAGAACGTGCCGCGCCGGCGAGCCATGGGCGCGGCGGGTCCGGCGCGGGCCCGCGCGTTGTGCGATCCGGCGGCGCGGCTCGAACAGCTCAACGACGTCCTGATGGGCGCGATCCGGAGAAAGTCGGAAGCATGA
- a CDS encoding class I SAM-dependent methyltransferase, which yields MSGTAPDLDTRARQSLGTSGDAIYAMVDALVGERHAGGGVLADIGCGTGLLWSRLQGRFARCLGVDAVRYEGLDGAIEFVAHDLDRPGIPLPAACADVVTAVETIEHLENPWAFMRELARLAAPGGWVVVTTPNQLSVLSKLTLVLKNGFNAFQEASYPAHRTALLEVDLRRLAGEAGLTQAEVRYSGEGRLPFTGRHYPRALGAFWPRGCSDNVAIVARKPVGAR from the coding sequence ATGAGCGGAACGGCGCCCGATCTGGACACGCGCGCGCGGCAGTCGCTCGGCACGAGCGGTGACGCCATCTACGCCATGGTCGACGCGCTCGTGGGCGAGCGACACGCCGGCGGCGGCGTGCTGGCGGACATCGGATGCGGCACGGGGCTGCTCTGGTCGCGGCTGCAGGGGCGGTTCGCCCGGTGTTTGGGTGTGGATGCGGTGCGCTACGAGGGGCTCGATGGGGCGATCGAATTCGTGGCGCACGATCTGGATCGGCCGGGCATTCCGCTGCCGGCGGCGTGCGCCGACGTGGTGACGGCGGTGGAGACGATCGAGCATCTGGAAAATCCGTGGGCATTCATGCGCGAGTTGGCCCGGCTGGCAGCGCCGGGTGGGTGGGTGGTGGTGACGACGCCCAATCAGCTCAGCGTATTGAGCAAGCTGACGCTCGTGCTGAAGAACGGGTTCAATGCGTTTCAGGAGGCCTCGTATCCGGCGCACCGTACGGCGTTGCTCGAAGTCGATCTGCGGCGGCTGGCGGGCGAAGCGGGGCTGACGCAGGCGGAAGTGCGGTACTCGGGTGAGGGGCGGCTGCCGTTCACGGGCCGGCACTACCCGCGTGCGCTCGGCGCCTTCTGGCCGCGCGGGTGTTCGGACAACGTGGCGATCGTGGCGCGCAAACCGGTGGGGGCGCGATGA